A window of the Archocentrus centrarchus isolate MPI-CPG fArcCen1 chromosome 17, fArcCen1, whole genome shotgun sequence genome harbors these coding sequences:
- the opn4.1 gene encoding melanopsin-like has protein sequence MSHVHSSRTSPLCSLGGNCTDHHHHVRMSKLLHLPDHYPPTHSTHVEPQLFPTVDVPDHAHYIIGSVILLVGVTGMLGNALVIYVFCRSRTLRSPSNLLVVNLAAADFLMSLTQSPVFFVASLHRRWVFGELACELYAFCGALFGITSMMTLTAIAVDRCLAITQPLAMLGRVSHHRVLAVVAGVWLYSLGWSLPPFFGWSAYVPEGLQTSCSWDYMSFTAAVRTYTLLLFSFVFFIPLALIAGCYFAIFRAVRQAGQEMEQLNCGEVNKAYERLRSEWRMAKVALGVILLFIVSWSPYSAVALTATAGYAHLLTPYMNSVPALIAKASAIHNPIIYAITHPKYRAAIGHYIPLLRGVLRLQEKDLRSSFSSSATSSRCTTFTSSPKVRLNAGVQTGHWGKDHDSSVSDSEPCWTDIEADGLSGRSKRQASTEVTAEPSGSAPPSQHGGQTDTNSPDGVVIEAKPLLLPL, from the coding sequence ATGAGTCATGTTCACTCGAGCAGGACGTCGCCTCTCTGTTCGCTGGGAGGAAACTGCACTGACCATCATCACCATGTTAGGATGTCTAAACTGCTCCACCTGCCTGACCACTACCCCCCCACACACAGCACTCATGTGGAACCTCAACTGTTCCCCACCGTGGACGTCCCTGACCATGCCCACTACATCATTGGCTCAGTCATCCTGTTGGTTGGGGTAAcaggcatgctgggaaatgcTCTGGTCATCTACGTGTTCTGTCGCAGTCGGACACTGAGGTCACCCAGCAACCTGCTAGTGGTCAACCTGGCAGCTGCCGACTTCCTGATGTCCTTGACGCAATCTCCGGTCTTCTTCGTGGCCAGTCTGCACCGCCGCTGGGTGTTCGGGGAGCTGGCCTGTGAGCTGTATGCCTTCTGTGGCGCGCTCTTTGGCATCACCTCCATGATGACACTGACTGCAATAGCAGTGGACCGCTGTCTTGCTATCACGCAGCCGCTAGCGATGCTGGGTCGGGTAAGTCATCACAGAGTGTTGGCAGTGGTGGCGGGGGTGTGGCTGTATTCTCTGGGCTGGAGTCTGCCGCCATTCTTCGGGTGGAGTGCATATGTCCCTGAAGGCCTCCAAACATCCTGCAGCTGGGACTACATGAGCTTCACAGCCGCTGTGCGCACCTACACCCTTCTGCTGTTCTCTTTCGTCTTCTTCATCCCGCTCGCCCTCATCGCCGGTTGCTACTTTGCTATATTCCGTGCAGTGCGGCAGGCGGGGCAGGAGATGGAGCAGCTGAACTGCGGTGAGGTCAATAAGGCATACGAGCGTCTGCGCAGTGAGTGGCGGATGGCTAAGGTGGCTCTGGGGGTGATCCTTCTCTTCATTGTTTCCTGGTCACCATACTCTGCAGTTGCTCTCACCGCCACTGCCGGCTATGCCCACTTGCTGACTCCATACATGAACTCAGTGCCTGCTCTCATTGCCAAGGCTTCAGCCATCCACAATCCCATCATTTATGCCATCACACACCCAAAATACCGTGCTGCCATTGGCCACTATATCCCTCTTCTACGTGGCGTACTGCGACTGCAGGAGAAGGACCTGCGCTCCTCTTTCAGCTCCAGTGCCACGTCGTCTCGTTGTACCACTTTTACCAGCTCGCCAAAAGTCAGGCTCAACGCTGGCGTCCAGACTGGCCACTGGGGTAAGGACCATGACTCCTCTGTGTCTGACAGCGAGCCGTGCTGGACGGACATTGAAGCTGATGGCTTGAGTGGAAGATCAAAGAGGCAGGCATCCACAGAGGTCACCGCTGAGCCCTCTGGCTCTGCCCCACCAAGTCAGCACGGGGGGCAGACCGACACCAATTCACCTGACGGCGTCGTGATAGAGGCTAAACCTCTGTTGCTTCCCCTGTGA